Proteins from a single region of Phoenix dactylifera cultivar Barhee BC4 unplaced genomic scaffold, palm_55x_up_171113_PBpolish2nd_filt_p 002072F, whole genome shotgun sequence:
- the LOC120109351 gene encoding uncharacterized protein LOC120109351 — translation MKKIFLEKYFPASRAANIRKEICGVRQQNGESLHNTGQRFKKLCASCPHHQISEQLLIQYFYEGLLPTERSMIDAASGGALVDKTPETARNLIANMAANSQQFGTRLDPPSKHVNEVNISLEQQIASLTSLVRQMAVGNMQTEKACGICSVVGHPTDMCPTLQEEPTEQVNAAGGFPGQPQRKYDPYSSTYNQGWRDHPNLSYRNPQETKQFQHEARASIQSLDNQMGQMATAISRLEAQSSGKLPSQTVVNPRENASAIVLRSGKEVEIPTKATPASSKQEKEKNIVADRNVSNDDDVPKHKCEVNIPLLDAIKQVPRYAKFLKELCTIKRKQKLKGCETVRVGENISAVIQENFLQSAKIQEVFELDGKDGLEVAISKPFLRQRMRS, via the exons ATGAAGAAGATATTTTTAGAGAAATATTTTCCAGCTTCAAGGGCGGCCAACATTCGAAAAGAAATTTGTGGTGTAAGGCAGCAAAACGGAGAGTCCCTACACAATACTGGGCAACGTTTCAAGAAATTATGTGCAAGCTGCCCCCATCATCAAATTAGTGAGCAGCTACTTATCCAGTATTTTTATGAGGGCCTTCTACCCACTGAAAGGAGCATGATTGATGCTGCTAGTGGAGGAGCTTTGGTGGATAAAACTCCAGAAACCGCGAGAAACTTGATTGCAAATATGGCAGCCAATTCTCAACAATTTGGCACTAGGCTTGACCCTCCATCTAAGCATGTTAATGAGGTAAATATTTCCCTTGAACAGCAAATTGCGAGTCTAACTTCTCTTGTTCGTCAAATGGCTGTAGGTAATATGCAAACAGAAAAGGCTTGTGGGATTTGTTCGGTAGTAGGACATCCAACTGATATGTGCCCAACTCTTCAAGAGGAGCCCACTGAGCAAGTGAATGCGGCGGGTGGTTTTCCTGGACAACCTCAAAGGAAGTATGATCCCTATTCGAGCACATATAACCAGGGATGGAGGGATCACCCCAATCTTAGTTATAGGAATCCACAA GAGACAAAACAATTTCAGCATGAGGCGAGGGCCAGTATTCAAAGTTTAGACAATCAAATGGGCCAGATGGCAACCGCAATTAGTCGGCTAGAGGCACAAAGTTCGGGAAAATTACCCTCTCAAACAGTAGTAAATCCAAGAGAAAATGCAAGTGCAATCGTTTTGAGAAGTGGTAAGGAGGTTGAGATTCCAACAAAGGCAACCCCTGCATCGTCgaaacaagaaaaggagaaaaatatcgTTGCAGACAGGAACGTTtccaatgatgatgatgtacCTAAGCATAA ATGCGAGGTAAATATTCCACTTTTAGATGCTATTAAACAAGTACCTCGTTATGCTAAATTTCTGAAAGAACTGTGTACAATTAAGCGGAAACAGAAACTTAAAGGATGTGAGACGGTAAGAGTTGGAGAGAATATTTCTGCAGTTATTCAAGAAAACTTCCTGCAAAGTGCAAAGATCCAG gaagtttttgaacttgatGGAAAAGATGGATTGGAAGTTGCTATTAGTAAGCCATTCTTGAGACAGAGAATGAGGAGTTAG